attaagtaaattagggaacattgacgattattatggttttcaaattttttattcgaattttgggtcgggtacgggtacccgcaatgCCGCGTACGGGATACCCCACatgggtatcgggtaatcccgGTATATCAcggggcgggtattgggaCAACCAATTTAGCTAAAATCGGGTAGGGGTACCCGACTTGTCGGGTGCGGGTATCCATGCGGGTAACccgtttcgccacccctaattgttgatatttgtaatacacaaagttgatataaaaaaacactcacgaaaattatcatatgataacataatgacgatattaccctttgttgatattttgtctactatttattaagatttgtgctctttaatctcatccactcattttaaaatccaagggtggagatttagtcttgattttagattatggtgctataagcattagaataggaccctgAATTTAAATATCCGATTATGCATTCATGTAGCACAAAAATCTATTGAcgataaatattgaattttcatttaaactaattcatataaataaatgaatccGAATAAATACACATTGACCTATTTTTCACTAAAAAGTGAAAACAGATTGAGTTTGAGTCTGATTTATCTCTTGTCAATTTCAGGATAGtagttgaataaatattttttgaatgaaaatgaatgTATGTGCATGAGTATTAACAGTAGGTAGCAAGCAATTTGTGGACAAATACTATATCATCCTTGAATTTGATGTGGAATAAGTAGAAAGATTCCAACAACTATAGTGGCAATTGTTGAACTACCACTAACTTACATTTTGCCAACATCGTTAGTTACTCATttatcctctctctctctcaacaaAAGTCACATTTTACCCATTAAAGGTTTAATGGAAGTTACTGGAAGcaaattataatcaaatacTCAAACGGAACTGAAATAATTGATGTAGttaaaataggagtatttcaATTCCACTCAATATCGCACATATAGTTAAATAATTGTAGTTAAATATAGGAATATTTCAATTCCACTCAATATCGCACATATAGTTAAATAATTGATGTAGttaaatataggagtatttcgTATTTTCACTCAACTACAATTCTTAAGGATGTGAATGCACTCATTTAGATTATGTGAGTGTTTGTCAATGTACAAACCAACTCCACAATCCACATTAGCATAACATTGTTTGTTTTAGGCAAAGTCATCACAGCATATATATTTGGAACACTTCCAAAAATGGCTCATACTAATTGAGCCATATTGGTCCCAATATGTTTTGCACCTCAACAACCTTTCTAACAAACCAAGAATGCCTCGTACTAACGAAGTTGAGATAACCTTTATGTATTGCCTATAACTCTACTTAATTCCCGACGTGTGATGTGGTTTGCATCTCAACAAACCTCCCATCAAACCAAGACCAAGACCACACAGGCATGCGGGTCATAAGTCTCGATCAAGCCCATACAGGAACACTTGAAAATGTGCAAAGCAATCAATCCAACCTTGAGCCACACAACCCGAACCAAAGCTCTGATTCCATTACGAGAGTCATCGATGTACGCCCAAACTCCATAAATATATGATATTATCCGTTATAGATAAAATCCTCgtactttttgtttttaaacaCTTCTTGAAAAACttcatactactattattataattggAATAGTTATATATACTTATTGCAATTTTAATGGTTTCCCGACGTGGAATGTAATTTGCATTTCAATATAGATCATATTGCAAACCACCATTGGATCTTATTGCTGCATACATGATACcaattcatttgatttttctacaCTTTTTATccaaattgatttgatctaaTCATGTCGTTTGTTATacaattagaaatttaaatagattCTCAAAAGTACATCTAAGGCGCCTAACAATATCAAAtatattagaataaaaatataagtagtagtattaaaaagtGCAACATGGTAGGCCATACATGATGTTTTCGGTGTTATCCAAACCACCCATTTTAGATAACGTCAACCACCTCACATTGTGGATAACATatgcaataataatttatttttatgtgcataagtaaaaaaaattgaatatcatAGTTTTGTTACTCTTAACTGAGAACTCTTACTGAAACTAATCAAACATTGAATGAACCATGTAGGAATTGCAAATCGGTGGATGCATGTTggattatttcaaaatatgtaTTGAACATGACAATTTGGAAAACCCAAATGTCCTCCAAGAAAATACAATCTCATCACAATATTgtctataattattttaatgagaaattgcgACTCATGAAAGTTAGATTGTATAACTagttatataataatagttgGTTTAGGGGACAATTTTGcaatacatattatatattcGGCCTTATATTCCACCCAAAGGTTGGAGGATGTCCAAACTTCTCAACCTCCCCAACCAACATAATAAATGTTATCAATATTATAGGAGTTATATATAATGGATGGGAGACTTTTtctaataaatgataaaattataaattccGTCTGTATTTTAGAGTTGAGCTTATAATTACTTGATAATGTACTAATgcaatttgaaataattactagtactaccCAATATGAGGGAAATGTTGAAAAAATCAGTAAGgagtggagtattattttcctGTTTCTAGAAAAGTTAttgtggatttattttaaGACTGTCAATAATTCTaccaattttaatattaatatgttagaaaaaaatattctacaGCAGTTGTTTGGCGACGTAAAAGCATCCTCAtctgtgctcttagctaagagcacggaagtgggctcggacccacttttactcatTGTCCTAGCTGAGAGCACAACActcacatccgtgctcttagttaaggacaagctcaagggtcccaccattctattattcaatttaaataaaaacatttccacaatattaaaatgcattaaaaatacccgaaatactattacaaattacaaaataattaaaaattacataattaaaatcctaaaaattaaaaattacgtaattaaaatcctaaaaattaaaaattacacaattaaaatcctaaaaattaaaaattacacaattaaaatcaataaaattaaaaagacgcactactcgttgccgaatttcgcccaaatgtgatttgattagatctttttgtagctcagtgtgggctcttgtatcgcgcattgtgtgtcttctttcgatcctctcgttcaccgtcgtatgcacacctcggcgttggggagacctcgcggttgagcttccggcttcatcctcgtcgtaaaagttagccgccatcggtccttcgtcggctataatcatgttgtgcaagataatacacgtgtacatgatgtcggcgatattcttaacgtaccaaagccgagaaggggacttcacaatgttgaatcggccttgaaggacaccaaaagctctttcgacgtctttccgagcagactcttgacgCTGCGCAAAAAGAATCCGTCTTTGCTCTTGTGGATTGCTGAACGATTTCACGAAAGTCGACCACCTTGGGTAGATACCATCGGCGAGATAGTAACCcatgtggtatgcatttccgttgacggtgaagtcgatcgccggtgctacaccattcaaaacatcatcgaagagtggtgaagaatataacacgttcaagtcgttgttggatccggaaacaccgaaatatgcatgccaaatccataggcggtcgtcggcgaccgcttcaaggataagcgttgggccgccacctttgtggccgcttaagtgttgccccctccaagcagtcggacaattcttccacttccaatgcatgcagtcaatgcTGCCTAGCATACCGGGAAAACCGTGGACTGTTTCGTGAAGACGAAGCAACCGTTGACAATCGTCGGTGGTGGGTGCCCGAAGGAATTCCTCGCCGAAAGTAGAACGAACGCCGTCGCAAAAACTCTTGAGGCATAGGATTCCAGTTGACTCACcgacatgcaaatactcgtcgaaGAGGTCAGCTGTTTGCCAagtagcaagttgtcggatggcacaagtacacttttgcaacgcTGTGAGACTTTGCCGACCGGTTGTGTCAGCACCTTCTTGAAAGGTATGCAACGCGGgtggacaatgtgttgacaatacgcataaacaaccgtTTTGACAAGCGAAAACGGCGCCTAAAGTAATCTTCTGGATACCGCGGCTGgtcggaaaaatagtcggcaacgagcctttcatgggctccctctcgatcacgagggatgtagcgacgttttgctctagttggttgaggaggaggggcgggggtattggcggcgacataggcttcataggcggcacgatattgttcataatattcttgttcttcgcgctccacttccgcaatgagattggtgaaatccatttttgaaattttaagataGAGTTTGGGTGAAagaggaagatgtagatgatttagtatgaaaaagtatgaataagagataatttgatgtgaaaagtggatgatgaatgtgtgcatttatagatgattttgggattaaaaaaaaatcacaaaaataaaaaaaaacgtccATAAACGGCTCTACtttttgggaatccaaaaatattttatttttattttttggtattattttaaattatttatgatttttttaaaaaaaaagaaaattcgaATTTGCCCACGGCTACGTGCCACGtagggctgctcagcggcatgGACGTGCTCTTggctaagagcagcgccgtgccgctggcacggacgacGAGCTCCAGCGGCGGACGGACGCCGCCTACTCAGCGGCATGAACGGACGGACAAAAAAGTTACAATACAACCGCTGCAGATGCTCTAAGTAATTATTATGTATAGCCAAAAGTTAATAACTCGTAGCTACAGTAACACATTtgtaatgatatttatatagtGGTTAATTTCACATTATAGACGAAACGAacatttgatttataaatatgctaaacgatgttaattttcatttatatgaaattctatcatcttttttattaaaatagcaGTACTGTATATATTCCTAGCCTTATACTCCTTCTAACCACCATTTCAAGAtccattttgtcattttagatttttcataatttatataaccatttattttattccactttaaaatataaacctcatattctaccaactttttacactcacaatttaatataaaactaatattttaaataaattccacgttttactcactttttctctttatttttatattacatagtcaaacaatttcttaaaactcatactCAGTTAAAATAACTCTTTAAAtagtggatggagggagtatctctTAAAAAATCTCTCGTACTATCTCTTAAAAAATCTCTCGTAAATTCGGTACGTTCAAAAAGCttactacattttatttttatcatttcattcatcttttattttattatatattcaatattttaccTAACgctttatttaattctattttcacAAAATCTATTTGacacaattttctttaaattcttaTGTTAAATAAAGTGCTTCAATTATCATCCAACaaataataggaaaaaaaCTTAAACACTCTTATACTACTTTCTATGtccattatttaaaaatgccATTTTAACTTGACAAGATATTTTCTTGACTTTATAAACacaataaagagagaaaataagtgGAAggttgaatttatattttatactccctccgtcacaaTATAAGTAatttgtattcctttttcGGGTGTCCTACTATAAGTGatctatttccatttttaacaaaaagtcgtctcttttactttattctctattttctcctctacttttctctctctcatattttcctctctccactttaacttatttaaatatcattccttaaatctcgtgcccaaaagaaataggtcacttatcttgagacggagggagtattacttttataatattttataataggTTATGAGGATAAAAACTTGTTTGCGAGCCGTAATCAGCCCCACATTATAACACGTGTCAGCTACTCCGCAACGCCTGAAGAAATTAGTTGCTCGAAACTACTCCACCTCGACTCGagtggttttaaaaattaaaagcagTTTGCAGCCGTTGTATGAGATTCCCCAAAACAACATTTTACCCAATGCTGGACCCCACCTCCTGACCAAACTTTTCCTCCATTACCCCTCTCTTTCCCTCTAATTTACCAGACGTGCCATCGCCTTCCCCAACTATAAATCACCCCTTTCACACCAGCTAGGTTTGCCAAACTGAAGAGCCACAGCGCACTTTagaaaattagtagtattccctctctctctctctctctctctctgaaaCGTTACCTTTCTTCAGTGAGGAAACAACACCAGCGATGGCTACGTCTTCTAGAAGGTCGAGCGGGGCGGTTTTGCCCGGCCACCGCGCCGGCGCTATTCGCAAttcctccacctcctcctcgTCGTTCGCTTCGTCTACCAGCTACTATTCCTCATCTCCTGCATCCAGTTTCCTCAACCAGCGCCGTGCGGCCTCTCCGACGCGCGTCAACCTCCACGGCCTGTTCTCTCCGCCTCCGTCGCGGTCCGTTCGCTTCGAAATCGACAGATCTATATCTCCGCGCCGCTCGATCGCCGCGGCGCCGCGCAATCAGGTCGTCCAGAGGAGCGGCCGCGGCGGGAGTATTCAGAAGCGGACGTGCCTGTGCTCCCCGACGAATCATCCAGGTTCGTTTCGATGCGCTTTGCACAAAAACAGCGGCGGGAATCAACCGATCTCATACTCTCCGAATCGGTTGAACATGAGGAGATCTGCGATGACGAATTCTCTGGTGCGGATCGGCACCGTGGAAGGAGATCTGGTGAAGCGAGCTCTAGCGGCTTTGATTCGTCCGTCGTCGCACCAGCAGCGTCGCCGAGCCGACTTCCGGCCGCGGCGGAGCCGTCTCTCGGTCATGTCCAGCGCCGACGACCTCTGACTCAGCGGTTTGGTTATACTCGAAATCACCAATCGGTTGGCGAAAGCGTCCCGATCCGCGGCGGCGACACCTGAACAATTTTCGGAAACAGGGAAGCTGATGTTTGTGTTGGTTGTACATATGATTTCCAAAATGAAGACGTattcgatttttaaaaaatagagagcATTCTCGATCTAATTGAATGAATGAAACGAATTTGCCCAGCCACCAAAAAGCAATGAGGGGAAGAAACTATAATTTGAATCTAAAATTGAAGGAACAAGTAGTATGCGTGTTGAGATTATTGAGATCATTCCATTCTCATTGCTGCGTATTCCGTTACGGTGTCGTTTCCGTTCAATCCGTTCGTTCCGTTCCGTGCGTTGATTCGTATT
The genomic region above belongs to Salvia hispanica cultivar TCC Black 2014 chromosome 3, UniMelb_Shisp_WGS_1.0, whole genome shotgun sequence and contains:
- the LOC125217148 gene encoding uncharacterized protein LOC125217148, with the translated sequence MATSSRRSSGAVLPGHRAGAIRNSSTSSSSFASSTSYYSSSPASSFLNQRRAASPTRVNLHGLFSPPPSRSVRFEIDRSISPRRSIAAAPRNQVVQRSGRGGSIQKRTCLCSPTNHPGSFRCALHKNSGGNQPISYSPNRLNMRRSAMTNSLVRIGTVEGDLVKRALAALIRPSSHQQRRRADFRPRRSRLSVMSSADDL